A region of Xylanibacillus composti DNA encodes the following proteins:
- a CDS encoding HAD family hydrolase, with product MNRSVQGIIFDMDNTLLQSHIDFKAMREEIYAFLRAHELIPPLPSIEEHTSSTLIQTAIDTNNMTQALLQELWTIPAKHEYIGMRGAKLEPGVQALLEELAGQLRLTIVTNNSQAAARLALEENGIWSYFDWVVGREQMQQMKPSPSGFLEVLSRFPGLPVSAWVSVGDAWIDGIASAAAGIPFIAYRGDSDLLHKKGVRPLANMTHIRELKTYIQLDGNAAE from the coding sequence TTGAACCGAAGTGTACAAGGGATCATCTTCGACATGGACAATACGCTGCTGCAATCGCATATTGATTTCAAAGCGATGCGGGAGGAAATCTATGCTTTTTTGCGTGCGCATGAATTGATCCCGCCTCTTCCTTCCATTGAAGAGCATACTTCTTCTACGTTGATTCAAACTGCCATTGATACGAACAACATGACACAGGCGTTGCTTCAAGAATTATGGACAATCCCAGCCAAGCATGAATACATAGGGATGCGCGGAGCCAAGCTGGAGCCGGGCGTACAGGCATTGCTTGAGGAGCTTGCAGGCCAACTTCGCTTGACGATTGTGACGAACAACTCGCAAGCAGCGGCTCGGCTCGCATTGGAGGAGAACGGCATCTGGTCTTACTTCGATTGGGTCGTAGGACGGGAACAGATGCAACAGATGAAGCCGTCGCCTTCCGGTTTCCTTGAAGTGTTGAGCCGCTTCCCGGGTTTGCCGGTTTCCGCATGGGTGTCTGTGGGGGACGCTTGGATTGATGGCATCGCTTCAGCAGCAGCCGGTATCCCTTTTATCGCTTACCGGGGGGACAGTGATCTTCTGCATAAGAAGGGAGTTCGCCCGTTAGCCAACATGACACATATCCGTGAGCTCAAGACGTACATCCAGTTAGACGGTAACGCTGCAGAATGA
- a CDS encoding GNAT family N-acetyltransferase, whose product MVQLIRAEAAHAEAIVPLYQALMQEIADRSGQAPLTGSANPTEACRQSIEQGKYTAFLAQEGDGDAVGFLSLCESFSLYAGGSFGIIQELYVKPAFRSKGIGQLLLQAAYRHAKEQNWSRLEVNTPPLPAFTTTFSFYANKGFTVSGGRKLKWTVA is encoded by the coding sequence ATGGTGCAATTGATTCGTGCTGAGGCCGCCCATGCGGAAGCCATTGTTCCGTTATATCAAGCATTGATGCAGGAAATTGCGGATCGTTCCGGTCAAGCGCCGCTCACCGGCAGCGCCAATCCGACAGAGGCGTGCCGACAGTCCATTGAGCAAGGCAAGTATACCGCGTTTTTGGCGCAAGAGGGAGACGGTGATGCCGTGGGCTTCCTTTCGTTGTGTGAAAGCTTCTCCCTGTACGCAGGAGGATCATTTGGCATTATCCAAGAGCTGTACGTCAAGCCGGCGTTCCGTTCCAAGGGGATTGGCCAACTGCTGCTTCAAGCCGCATATCGGCACGCCAAAGAGCAAAATTGGAGCAGGCTGGAGGTCAATACCCCGCCTTTGCCGGCGTTCACGACGACATTTTCGTTCTATGCCAACAAAGGATTTACTGTATCTGGCGGACGCAAACTGAAGTGGACCGTTGCATAA
- a CDS encoding SDR family oxidoreductase codes for MKVLFIGGTGLISEAVSKLAVDKGIDLYLLNRGQRTEFVPEGAQVIPGDIRDRASAEQALKGREFDVVVDWIAFTPEHVQTDIELFRGKTKQYIFISSASAYQKPALHYRITESTPLHNPYWQYSRDKIACEELLNEAYRNEGFPITIVRPSFTYGNTMIPASINSWQKPWSLVDRMRKGKKILVPGDGTSLWTMTHNTDFAKGFVGLLGHIQAIGHAFHITSDEVLSWNQIYQAIGQAAGVEPILAHVSSSGIIKYAPEEEGGLLGDKAVSAVFDNSKIKQYVPDFVATVSFAEGIRQTIKYFEARPERCGIDEEWNAWVDRIIAAYDA; via the coding sequence ATGAAAGTGCTGTTTATTGGGGGTACAGGTCTGATTAGCGAAGCCGTATCCAAACTTGCCGTAGACAAAGGAATCGACTTGTATTTGTTGAACCGGGGCCAACGCACGGAATTTGTTCCGGAAGGCGCTCAGGTGATTCCGGGAGATATTCGCGACCGCGCATCGGCGGAACAAGCGCTTAAGGGCCGCGAATTTGACGTGGTGGTGGACTGGATCGCTTTTACACCCGAGCATGTACAGACAGATATTGAACTTTTCCGCGGGAAGACCAAACAATATATTTTCATCAGTTCGGCTTCCGCTTACCAGAAGCCCGCACTGCATTACCGAATAACCGAATCAACGCCGTTGCACAACCCGTATTGGCAGTATTCCCGGGACAAGATTGCTTGCGAAGAGCTGTTGAACGAAGCTTATCGCAACGAAGGATTTCCGATTACTATCGTCCGCCCGTCCTTTACATACGGCAATACGATGATCCCGGCTTCCATCAACAGCTGGCAAAAGCCGTGGTCATTGGTTGATCGGATGCGCAAGGGCAAGAAAATTCTGGTGCCAGGGGATGGAACTTCACTGTGGACGATGACGCACAACACAGATTTTGCCAAAGGGTTCGTCGGCTTGCTCGGGCATATCCAGGCCATTGGGCATGCATTTCACATTACTTCAGACGAGGTGCTGAGCTGGAATCAAATTTATCAAGCCATTGGTCAAGCGGCAGGTGTAGAACCAATCCTGGCCCACGTCTCCTCCTCCGGCATTATCAAATATGCACCGGAAGAAGAGGGAGGCTTGCTTGGCGATAAAGCGGTCAGCGCTGTTTTTGACAATAGCAAGATCAAGCAATATGTTCCGGACTTCGTTGCTACTGTATCGTTCGCAGAGGGTATCCGGCAGACGATCAAGTATTTCGAAGCGAGACCGGAGCGTTGCGGCATAGACGAGGAATGGAATGCATGGGTCGATCGGATCATTGCGGCTTATGATGCATAA
- a CDS encoding short-chain dehydrogenase — MGHALVVGGSGMLRGVSIWLAECGFKVSVVGRELGKLQALAADNSRIIPVMANYYDPVSFSERVEQAVKERGTFDLMVAWLHSRHSEILQQLILLNRGHGQGWSIYHILGSRDPAGLLREELSQLEGICYRQVQLGSIEEDSGTRWLTHAEIASGVISAIRSTRSYYAVGRIPTCTEEEGIDD, encoded by the coding sequence ATGGGGCATGCACTTGTAGTGGGTGGCTCTGGCATGCTTCGTGGGGTTTCCATTTGGCTTGCCGAATGCGGATTTAAGGTTTCTGTCGTCGGCAGGGAACTAGGAAAACTGCAAGCGCTTGCGGCAGACAACAGCCGTATTATACCAGTAATGGCAAACTATTATGATCCCGTTTCATTCAGCGAACGGGTGGAGCAAGCTGTGAAGGAGCGAGGCACCTTCGATCTCATGGTTGCCTGGCTCCATAGCCGACATTCTGAAATCCTCCAACAACTAATCCTGCTTAACAGGGGGCACGGTCAGGGATGGTCGATATACCACATATTGGGGAGTCGCGACCCTGCTGGTCTGCTTCGTGAGGAGCTCAGTCAACTTGAAGGGATCTGTTATCGCCAAGTTCAGTTGGGAAGCATAGAGGAGGACAGTGGTACCAGGTGGTTGACTCACGCAGAGATTGCGAGCGGCGTCATTTCTGCGATCCGCAGCACAAGATCCTATTATGCAGTTGGCAGAATTCCTACATGCACAGAGGAGGAAGGCATTGATGATTAA
- a CDS encoding alpha/beta fold hydrolase, which yields MIKSRFVRHHGIAIHVLDSKTMSDPTLPPLVISPGLSETAEEYMEFMHEMYPRRCIVLSYRGRGRSDTPERGYGLAEHVTDLQAVISEANLPAFHLMGHSRGVSYVLGYALNHNEAIRSLVLEDYPAEHKKMPESWAEFYIRDYLIPAQREAHIRQEAVRGIERESTQLSLAKRLNLPVLILRGMQEGSMLTDAHMQEYESLYMHLEKKNYPNSGHDIRNTESAAMVKDIQAFLARADIRAT from the coding sequence ATGATTAAATCCAGATTTGTCCGCCACCATGGCATTGCCATCCATGTACTGGACTCAAAGACGATGTCAGATCCTACCTTACCTCCGCTTGTCATTAGCCCCGGCTTGTCAGAGACAGCAGAAGAATATATGGAATTTATGCATGAGATGTATCCCCGCCGATGCATCGTACTTTCCTATCGTGGAAGGGGAAGAAGCGATACACCTGAGCGGGGCTACGGGCTGGCCGAGCATGTGACCGATTTGCAAGCTGTCATAAGCGAGGCGAACTTGCCTGCATTTCATCTAATGGGCCATTCGCGCGGAGTGTCGTATGTACTGGGCTATGCGCTCAACCATAACGAGGCCATCCGATCCCTTGTTTTGGAAGATTATCCCGCCGAGCACAAGAAGATGCCCGAAAGCTGGGCAGAATTCTATATACGTGATTATCTGATTCCTGCACAGCGGGAAGCCCATATTCGGCAGGAGGCAGTCAGAGGAATTGAACGGGAATCCACTCAACTATCTCTAGCCAAGAGATTGAATTTGCCCGTGTTAATCCTGCGGGGGATGCAGGAAGGCAGCATGCTGACGGATGCGCATATGCAGGAATATGAGAGCCTGTATATGCATCTCGAGAAAAAGAACTACCCAAACTCGGGACATGACATCCGAAATACTGAAAGTGCTGCTATGGTGAAGGATATTCAGGCTTTTTTAGCTAGAGCAGATATTAGGGCAACATAA
- a CDS encoding serine/threonine protein kinase — protein sequence MPTTIETNRSLHNRIRMNWAFRRGKLIRGRYRLLRRLGVGSYGYTYLCRDLSHDQLCVLKVSLPARGSAERAARIYQHEINCLSAIRHPHIPALLETFAHSRYLCCTMTYIEGDTLDACLFRDGRVFAECEALQLLHQLLDVVGYLHSKGFVHRDISIANVMLTGNTVTLIDFGLARPIPADETEQLRVEDVEADDPTDKRLRRALHPSSDFYALGHLLLFLLYSGYSEQPGQEEAADASWEEELRVHPDTKKLLRRLLMAEQPFSEANDIQQQIRAIVESLSHRN from the coding sequence ATGCCTACAACGATCGAGACAAACCGAAGCCTGCACAATCGCATACGGATGAATTGGGCCTTTCGCCGAGGAAAGCTTATACGCGGCCGCTATCGCCTGCTGCGCCGCCTCGGCGTCGGAAGCTACGGCTATACGTATTTATGCCGCGACCTCAGTCATGATCAGCTATGTGTGCTGAAAGTGTCTCTGCCCGCAAGAGGGAGCGCTGAACGGGCCGCTCGCATCTACCAACATGAAATCAACTGTTTGTCGGCCATCCGCCATCCGCATATCCCTGCATTGCTGGAGACGTTTGCCCACAGCCGTTATTTGTGCTGCACCATGACTTACATCGAAGGGGATACTCTCGATGCCTGCTTGTTTCGGGACGGGCGCGTCTTCGCAGAATGCGAAGCGCTGCAGCTGCTCCATCAACTGCTTGATGTCGTAGGCTACCTCCACTCCAAAGGCTTCGTCCACCGTGATATCAGCATTGCCAATGTGATGCTTACAGGCAATACTGTGACGCTGATTGACTTTGGCCTGGCAAGACCAATTCCAGCGGATGAGACTGAACAACTGCGGGTAGAAGATGTGGAAGCGGATGACCCGACTGACAAACGCTTGCGGCGCGCACTTCATCCATCCAGTGACTTCTATGCACTCGGCCACTTGCTGCTCTTCTTGCTTTACAGCGGATATTCTGAACAGCCGGGACAGGAAGAAGCTGCAGATGCCAGCTGGGAAGAGGAGCTCCGCGTCCACCCGGATACAAAAAAGCTGCTCCGCCGATTGCTGATGGCGGAGCAGCCCTTCTCTGAAGCCAATGACATTCAACAGCAGATTCGCGCAATTGTCGAATCGCTCTCCCATCGGAATTAA
- the thpR gene encoding RNA 2',3'-cyclic phosphodiesterase, whose protein sequence is MRLFTAVDLSREAARHMEELQKGCRTVLPCQRWQKIENMHLTLHFLGEVEESEIPSLQSILREVTRQSPAFFLEFNDWGAFPNETRPRVIWIGVKEQPALLELQRTLAPALQSYGYAEADKPYVPHITMGRNPKGNDIAALRQQVPVQAVRWKANALVLYQSVFGAGGVRYRAVERFPLTTG, encoded by the coding sequence ATGCGGCTCTTTACTGCTGTTGATCTTTCCCGCGAGGCTGCCCGGCATATGGAGGAGCTTCAGAAAGGATGCAGGACTGTCCTTCCATGCCAGCGCTGGCAAAAGATCGAGAATATGCATCTCACCTTGCACTTCCTTGGAGAAGTTGAGGAATCCGAAATTCCATCGCTGCAATCGATCTTGCGGGAGGTGACACGGCAGAGCCCCGCTTTCTTCCTGGAATTCAATGATTGGGGAGCGTTTCCGAACGAGACTCGGCCAAGGGTCATTTGGATTGGGGTGAAGGAACAACCAGCGCTATTGGAGCTTCAGCGCACCCTTGCTCCTGCGTTGCAATCATATGGGTACGCTGAAGCGGACAAGCCTTATGTTCCACATATTACGATGGGACGAAATCCGAAGGGGAATGATATCGCCGCGCTTCGCCAGCAAGTGCCCGTACAAGCTGTCCGCTGGAAAGCGAATGCGCTTGTGCTCTATCAATCCGTATTCGGAGCTGGCGGCGTCCGCTATCGAGCGGTGGAGCGCTTTCCTCTAACAACCGGATAA
- a CDS encoding VOC family protein, with translation MEHTYLFNRIGYVYAPTSDIDASIEWYTTHLALKLMNKFEDRGSYLAVLHHAHKHSIALVLIETKDRHRLEIARNGRPFPIMAIQCSNIEQTYETLKQKGVEVDTLETLGTGEAKYFYFRDDQGNLLEAAWSIWDPEDEFKEDFVPGS, from the coding sequence ATGGAACATACATATTTGTTTAACAGGATTGGTTACGTCTATGCACCGACCTCGGATATCGATGCATCCATAGAATGGTATACGACTCATCTCGCCTTGAAGCTGATGAACAAGTTTGAGGATAGAGGCTCTTACTTGGCTGTGCTGCACCATGCACACAAGCATTCAATTGCGCTTGTCCTCATCGAGACCAAGGATCGGCACAGGTTGGAAATTGCCCGGAACGGACGGCCATTCCCGATCATGGCAATTCAATGCTCCAATATTGAACAAACGTACGAAACGTTGAAGCAAAAAGGCGTTGAGGTGGATACGCTGGAGACGCTCGGCACGGGTGAAGCGAAATACTTCTACTTCCGTGATGACCAAGGCAACTTGCTGGAAGCTGCTTGGTCGATTTGGGACCCTGAGGATGAATTCAAGGAGGATTTTGTACCAGGGTCTTAA
- a CDS encoding alpha/beta hydrolase, whose protein sequence is MFQVPVISRYYYSNPNLRLYQITGGRGSTERKSAILFFHGAGFSTNQVTPSQFQHHASVFASYGMLAFCVEYRPASVEGLYSPLTCLAHARAAIRWVRQHADTLGIDVHRIVAAGASAGGYLSLCCAMMEERGESVSSKPDACLLFNAGIPNRCSHCSRKKQTH, encoded by the coding sequence ATGTTTCAGGTACCTGTTATAAGTCGCTACTATTATTCAAATCCGAATCTGCGATTGTATCAAATTACAGGTGGCCGGGGATCGACGGAGCGCAAATCAGCCATCCTGTTCTTCCATGGCGCAGGCTTTTCGACTAACCAGGTGACGCCATCCCAATTCCAGCACCATGCCAGTGTATTCGCTTCATACGGGATGCTGGCCTTCTGCGTGGAGTATCGGCCTGCATCTGTCGAGGGTTTGTATTCGCCGTTGACATGCTTGGCCCACGCCCGTGCCGCTATCCGTTGGGTACGTCAACATGCCGATACATTAGGAATAGATGTCCATCGCATTGTTGCAGCCGGTGCATCAGCAGGCGGCTACTTGAGCTTATGTTGTGCGATGATGGAGGAGAGGGGCGAGTCTGTCAGTTCCAAGCCGGATGCGTGTCTGTTGTTCAATGCAGGGATACCGAACCGTTGCTCTCATTGTTCCCGGAAGAAGCAGACGCATTAA
- a CDS encoding VOC family protein — MQEVRGFNHLTLNVGNLEKTISFYTEILQMTLCHRGRRDAYLEWGNAWICIVEEPDFASVPARVLGMNHIAFYIEESGFQSAVRLLRERGVTIVRGPLKRGAGWSVNFLDNNGIEFELHTSTLAERMSVWS; from the coding sequence ATGCAAGAGGTGCGAGGGTTCAATCATCTGACATTAAATGTAGGGAATCTGGAAAAGACCATTTCCTTTTATACGGAGATTCTTCAAATGACCTTGTGCCACCGAGGCAGACGTGATGCTTATTTGGAGTGGGGGAATGCCTGGATTTGCATTGTGGAAGAGCCTGACTTTGCTTCTGTACCCGCCCGCGTTTTAGGGATGAATCATATAGCATTTTATATAGAAGAAAGCGGGTTTCAAAGTGCTGTTCGATTGCTCCGGGAGCGAGGGGTGACGATTGTTCGCGGGCCGCTGAAACGCGGGGCTGGATGGAGCGTCAATTTTCTAGATAACAACGGTATCGAATTTGAGCTACATACATCTACATTGGCGGAACGCATGTCTGTCTGGTCATAG
- a CDS encoding inositol monophosphatase family protein, which translates to MDRAILQQAEAIAREAIQQAGEWARDKFGRGIIVEEKDRFGDVVTEVDHQAEAILLEAVQRAFPDHQIHSEEAGHLGPKSDWLWLIDPLDGTNNYAIGLPVFAHSMTLLYRREPVLGVVYEPLVNRMYICQAGQGATCNGRPIQVRRAADLHRANIGWIQGHRVQQESRAVRLRQHIDMSCKRMLRLWAPTIQWCMLACGQLDGIVLYNSEGDDLYSGLLMVKEAGGVVVDFNGKPFTGMNSEPYLIACHPDNQQVMLQLVHDGLQK; encoded by the coding sequence ATGGACAGAGCGATCTTACAGCAAGCGGAAGCGATAGCGAGGGAAGCCATTCAGCAGGCAGGCGAATGGGCAAGAGACAAATTTGGCCGTGGGATCATAGTGGAGGAAAAAGACCGTTTTGGCGATGTTGTCACAGAGGTGGATCATCAGGCGGAAGCCATTCTCCTTGAGGCTGTACAGCGTGCCTTCCCCGATCACCAGATTCACAGTGAGGAAGCAGGTCATCTAGGTCCGAAGAGCGATTGGCTTTGGTTGATTGATCCGTTGGACGGGACGAATAATTATGCCATTGGTTTGCCAGTGTTTGCGCATTCGATGACATTGCTGTACCGTCGTGAGCCAGTGCTGGGTGTCGTGTACGAACCACTGGTCAATCGCATGTACATCTGCCAGGCTGGGCAAGGCGCGACATGCAATGGGCGGCCAATTCAAGTGCGGCGGGCTGCGGACTTGCACAGAGCGAATATCGGCTGGATTCAGGGGCATCGGGTTCAGCAGGAGTCGCGTGCTGTCCGTTTGCGTCAGCACATTGACATGAGCTGCAAAAGGATGCTGCGGCTGTGGGCACCGACCATTCAGTGGTGCATGCTGGCCTGCGGTCAACTGGATGGGATCGTCTTGTACAACTCGGAGGGGGACGACTTGTATTCCGGATTGCTTATGGTGAAGGAAGCGGGCGGTGTCGTTGTGGACTTCAACGGCAAGCCATTCACCGGCATGAACAGCGAGCCCTATTTAATCGCCTGCCATCCCGACAATCAGCAGGTCATGCTGCAATTGGTTCACGATGGTTTGCAAAAATAG
- a CDS encoding HD domain-containing protein — protein MKLESVCQEAAVYVRERMAHEGTGHDWRHIDRVTKLAIAIAAREGADVGICQLAALFHDLPDDKLTDSKEQELENIVLWMNRHHVPDADVRHIVEIIATMSFRGGGGAPMRTLEGQVVQDADRLDAIGAIGIARTFTYAGAKGHLIHEPESAPRGVLTAEQYRNEPGTAIHHFYEKLLMLKDLMNTPTARALATERHLFMEQFLHQFYKEWDADISV, from the coding sequence ATGAAACTAGAGAGTGTCTGTCAGGAAGCGGCAGTATATGTTCGGGAGAGAATGGCACACGAAGGAACCGGGCATGATTGGCGGCATATTGACCGTGTTACGAAGTTGGCAATAGCCATAGCAGCAAGGGAGGGAGCAGATGTTGGCATTTGCCAGTTAGCTGCGCTGTTCCACGATTTGCCCGATGACAAGCTGACCGATTCGAAGGAGCAGGAGCTGGAGAACATCGTACTATGGATGAATCGGCATCATGTGCCTGATGCAGATGTCCGGCATATTGTCGAGATTATTGCGACCATGTCTTTTCGCGGCGGAGGCGGAGCGCCGATGCGGACGCTGGAAGGACAAGTCGTGCAGGATGCAGATCGGCTGGATGCGATTGGTGCGATCGGGATTGCCCGCACGTTCACTTACGCCGGAGCGAAGGGGCATCTTATCCACGAACCCGAAAGCGCTCCCAGAGGAGTGCTGACTGCCGAACAATATCGGAACGAGCCCGGTACGGCCATTCATCATTTTTACGAAAAACTGCTGATGCTGAAAGATTTGATGAATACCCCGACAGCGAGAGCGCTTGCAACCGAGCGGCACCTATTCATGGAGCAATTTCTTCATCAATTTTATAAGGAATGGGACGCTGACATTTCTGTCTAA
- a CDS encoding VOC family protein yields the protein MIVRIHHAQITIPKGEEEAARTFYCGVLQLREIPKPESLLARGGFWIEIGDQQVHIGTEDGVDRFITKAHIAYEVEDITTVRQRLEEQNITIVDAVPIPGYDRFEFRDPFGNRVECIQPVPL from the coding sequence ATGATTGTTCGCATTCATCACGCACAGATTACGATCCCGAAAGGCGAAGAGGAAGCGGCCAGAACGTTCTATTGCGGCGTCCTGCAGTTGAGGGAGATCCCAAAGCCGGAGTCTTTGTTGGCCAGAGGTGGCTTCTGGATTGAAATAGGTGACCAGCAAGTGCACATTGGCACAGAGGACGGAGTGGATCGATTCATAACCAAAGCCCACATTGCCTATGAAGTAGAGGATATCACAACGGTTCGACAACGTTTGGAGGAGCAGAACATAACGATAGTGGATGCTGTCCCCATTCCCGGCTACGACCGGTTTGAATTTCGCGATCCTTTCGGAAATCGAGTAGAGTGCATACAACCTGTACCCTTGTAA
- a CDS encoding VOC family protein: MKDILTRIDCNFIPVKDLSASIDWYTNKLGCRFMWQEGDYAALNVHLSQEGQGNIVSGLAMITLLQVEEIVPMSFFYQQTPHPMINFYSSDIQYTHAKLKENGVQVSEIKDMGGIQAMEFTELNGHLMGICHF, translated from the coding sequence ATGAAGGATATCTTAACGCGAATCGATTGCAATTTTATTCCTGTCAAGGATTTGTCTGCATCCATTGATTGGTATACGAATAAACTAGGTTGCAGATTTATGTGGCAAGAAGGCGATTATGCTGCACTAAACGTCCATCTGAGCCAAGAGGGGCAAGGGAATATCGTGTCTGGCCTTGCTATGATTACGCTCTTGCAGGTAGAGGAGATTGTGCCGATGTCGTTTTTTTACCAGCAAACCCCACATCCGATGATTAATTTCTATTCGTCGGATATTCAATATACACATGCCAAGTTGAAGGAAAACGGCGTTCAAGTCAGTGAGATTAAAGATATGGGCGGCATACAAGCGATGGAATTCACTGAGCTGAACGGTCACTTGATGGGCATCTGCCATTTCTAA
- a CDS encoding alpha/beta hydrolase family protein, with amino-acid sequence MSVVQCRDTEPLLSLFPEEADALRAASPVKLIQSGVPPSMFFHGTADQNVPYEHVSCFVNRLQSNGNDCTLLTFPGMGHGFFRYGENGNVPYARTIEASVAFLQRIQLIA; translated from the coding sequence GTGTCTGTTGTTCAATGCAGGGATACCGAACCGTTGCTCTCATTGTTCCCGGAAGAAGCAGACGCATTAAGGGCTGCGTCTCCAGTCAAGCTTATCCAATCTGGAGTTCCTCCCAGCATGTTCTTCCACGGTACTGCGGATCAAAATGTTCCATACGAGCATGTTTCCTGTTTCGTCAACCGACTGCAATCCAACGGCAATGACTGTACACTGCTCACTTTTCCAGGAATGGGTCACGGTTTTTTCCGTTATGGCGAAAATGGGAATGTTCCTTATGCGCGTACGATAGAGGCTTCCGTAGCATTCTTGCAGCGCATTCAGTTGATTGCTTGA
- a CDS encoding DinB family protein codes for MSKLMVRMYEHVYWANAKLLELLQGLQPVPARSLQLFAHVVAAEQIWLARLNREDTSRMEIWPRFDLSACEERVAANRLGYTEYLGSLDENDLFRLISYSNSTGKQFETSIGDILTHVSLHGSYHRGQIAASLAHAGLPVVNTDFIQFVRQTAAEDKYEK; via the coding sequence ATGAGCAAGCTGATGGTTCGGATGTATGAGCATGTCTACTGGGCGAATGCAAAATTGCTGGAGCTGTTGCAGGGGTTGCAGCCGGTTCCGGCTCGATCGCTTCAATTGTTTGCGCATGTTGTGGCTGCGGAGCAAATCTGGCTGGCTCGGCTGAATCGGGAAGACACCTCTCGCATGGAGATTTGGCCAAGATTCGATCTCTCAGCCTGTGAGGAGAGAGTAGCTGCCAACCGGCTGGGGTACACAGAATATTTGGGATCGCTGGACGAGAACGATCTATTTCGTCTTATCTCGTATTCGAACAGTACAGGGAAGCAGTTTGAAACGTCCATTGGGGATATCTTGACCCATGTCTCCTTGCATGGCAGCTATCATCGCGGACAAATCGCCGCCTCCCTGGCGCACGCAGGCTTGCCAGTCGTGAACACAGATTTCATTCAATTTGTGAGACAGACAGCTGCAGAGGATAAATACGAAAAATAG
- a CDS encoding NUDIX domain-containing protein — MKKHRIRPTALILRDRHVLLIEYEENGEQHYNLPGGGLKKGETLIEGLVRELREEANVQAEVGPIAFIYEFHPLHQSGDYSPDERPSLHIVFACTLPEEQVPELPLNPDPMQVGVRWVPLHELGSLVLYPNIADYILKFADNPTVLPLIEDKYLQSYERRS, encoded by the coding sequence ATGAAGAAGCATCGCATTAGGCCGACTGCACTGATACTCCGCGACCGGCATGTTTTACTCATTGAATACGAGGAGAATGGTGAGCAACATTACAATTTGCCAGGAGGCGGATTGAAGAAGGGAGAGACACTGATAGAGGGGTTGGTCAGGGAGCTGCGCGAGGAAGCGAATGTCCAGGCCGAAGTCGGTCCCATTGCCTTCATCTACGAATTTCACCCGCTGCATCAGTCAGGCGACTACAGCCCAGATGAGCGTCCTTCTCTGCATATTGTGTTCGCGTGTACACTTCCAGAAGAGCAAGTGCCCGAGTTGCCGTTGAATCCGGACCCTATGCAAGTCGGCGTTCGCTGGGTCCCGCTCCATGAGCTCGGTTCCCTTGTCCTTTACCCTAACATAGCAGACTATATCTTGAAATTTGCGGACAACCCAACCGTGCTGCCATTGATTGAAGACAAGTATTTGCAAAGCTATGAACGGCGAAGCTAA